A genomic region of Ewingella sp. CoE-038-23 contains the following coding sequences:
- the punR gene encoding DNA-binding transcriptional activator PunR — protein MWSEYSLEVVDAVARTGSFSAAAAELHRVPSAVSYTVRQLEQWLAVPLFERRHRDVELTPAGQVFVEDARLLIKKMMATRRQCQQVANGWRGQLSVAIDRIVKPERARRLVTDFYRTFPDTELIIHSEVFNGVWDALVDGRADVAIGATRAVPTGGRFSFRDMGFMDWHCVVSPSHPLAALPAPLIDDQLREYPALCLEDTSRSLPKRDTWTLDNQRRLVVPDWTCAIECLCAGLCVGMMPVHMVDKWLEQDKLRVLQLATDFPESACCLTWDQSNQSPALAWLLDYLGDSETMNQEWLRN, from the coding sequence ATGTGGTCAGAATACTCGTTAGAAGTGGTGGACGCCGTGGCGCGCACCGGCAGTTTTAGCGCGGCGGCGGCAGAACTGCACCGCGTGCCCTCGGCGGTGAGTTATACCGTCCGCCAACTCGAGCAGTGGCTGGCCGTGCCGCTGTTTGAACGCCGCCACCGCGATGTGGAATTAACCCCGGCCGGGCAGGTTTTTGTTGAGGATGCGCGGTTGCTTATCAAAAAAATGATGGCGACCCGCCGTCAGTGCCAGCAGGTGGCAAACGGCTGGCGCGGCCAGCTCAGCGTGGCGATTGACCGTATCGTTAAGCCAGAAAGGGCGCGGCGGCTGGTGACGGATTTCTATCGCACCTTCCCGGACACCGAGCTGATTATTCATTCCGAAGTGTTCAACGGCGTGTGGGACGCGCTGGTTGATGGCCGCGCTGACGTCGCCATCGGCGCCACCCGCGCGGTGCCCACCGGCGGGCGTTTTAGCTTTCGCGACATGGGCTTTATGGATTGGCACTGCGTGGTCAGCCCGAGCCATCCGCTGGCGGCGTTGCCCGCGCCGCTGATTGACGACCAGCTGCGAGAGTACCCCGCGCTATGTCTGGAAGACACCTCGCGTAGCTTACCCAAGCGCGATACCTGGACCTTGGATAATCAGCGTCGGCTGGTGGTGCCGGACTGGACCTGCGCCATTGAGTGCCTGTGCGCGGGGCTGTGTGTCGGCATGATGCCCGTCCATATGGTGGATAAATGGCTTGAGCAGGATAAGCTTCGCGTTTTGCAACTGGCTACGGATTTCCCGGAAAGCGCCTGCTGCCTGACGTGGGACCAAAGCAATCAATCGCCCGCGCTGGCGTGGCTGCTGGACTATCTCGGCGACAGTGAAACCATGAATCAGGAGTGGTTGCGCAATTAA
- the punC gene encoding purine nucleoside transporter PunC, which translates to MKPSFGFMLYLAGLSMLGFLATDMYLPAFSAMQTSLVTTPGLISASLSIFLGGFAIGQLVWGPLSDRMGRRPVLIAGLTLFALGCLGMLWVENIYLLLGLRFLQAIGVCAAAVSWQALVVDRYSSEVAKRTFATIMPLVALSPALAPLLGAWVLNHFDWQAIFALLLAVGVLLLAFSFRIKEAKKASGEKKADNISFFRLMASPAFSGNVMIYAACSAGFFAWLTGSPFILSDMGYTPGVIGLSYVPQTIAFLVGGFGCRLLIAKIDGNRILPWLLAGYTLSVVALYLVATLTHATLITLLIPFCLMALVNGACYPIVVANALMSFPANTGKAAALQNTLQLGLCFVASLLVSTFIALPLLATVTVMLGTVVLVGLGFFMAKKGEKQATAVAVTAGGELSRNDA; encoded by the coding sequence ATGAAACCCTCCTTTGGATTTATGCTCTACCTCGCCGGGCTGAGTATGCTGGGCTTTTTAGCCACCGATATGTACCTGCCTGCATTCAGCGCAATGCAAACCTCTTTAGTCACCACGCCGGGCCTGATCAGCGCCAGCCTCAGTATCTTCTTAGGCGGCTTTGCCATTGGCCAACTGGTCTGGGGGCCGCTCTCCGATCGCATGGGTCGCCGCCCGGTTCTGATTGCCGGACTGACCCTGTTCGCGCTGGGCTGTCTGGGGATGCTGTGGGTTGAAAATATTTATCTGCTGCTCGGTCTGCGCTTCCTGCAAGCCATCGGCGTGTGTGCTGCGGCAGTGAGCTGGCAGGCGCTGGTGGTTGATCGCTACTCGTCTGAAGTGGCGAAACGCACCTTTGCGACTATCATGCCGCTGGTCGCGCTCTCTCCGGCGCTCGCCCCGCTGCTTGGTGCATGGGTGCTTAACCATTTTGACTGGCAGGCCATTTTTGCCCTGCTGTTGGCCGTCGGCGTGCTGCTACTGGCCTTCTCTTTCCGCATTAAAGAAGCCAAAAAAGCCAGTGGCGAGAAAAAGGCTGACAACATCAGCTTCTTCCGCCTGATGGCTTCGCCAGCGTTTAGCGGCAACGTGATGATTTACGCTGCGTGTTCGGCAGGTTTCTTTGCCTGGCTGACCGGCTCACCCTTTATTTTGAGTGATATGGGTTACACGCCGGGAGTGATTGGTCTGAGCTATGTTCCGCAGACAATTGCATTTTTAGTGGGGGGCTTCGGCTGCCGTTTGCTGATCGCCAAAATTGACGGCAACCGCATTCTGCCTTGGCTACTGGCGGGTTACACCCTGAGCGTCGTGGCGCTTTATCTGGTGGCAACCCTCACTCACGCCACGCTAATCACCCTGCTCATTCCCTTCTGTTTAATGGCATTGGTGAATGGTGCGTGCTATCCAATTGTTGTAGCAAATGCATTAATGTCATTTCCTGCTAATACAGGCAAGGCTGCTGCACTGCAAAATACACTACAATTAGGTTTGTGTTTTGTTGCCAGCCTGTTGGTTTCCACTTTTATTGCCCTGCCACTTCTGGCCACGGTGACGGTAATGCTTGGCACCGTTGTCTTGGTTGGACTGGGATTTTTTATGGCCAAAAAAGGTGAGAAACAGGCGACTGCGGTAGCGGTAACTGCCGGAGGAGAATTATCGCGAAACGATGCTTAA
- the cfa gene encoding cyclopropane fatty acyl phospholipid synthase, which translates to MSSSCVEDLSIQDNQWYRIANEMLGMADIQINGTRPFDIKVKNPDFFKRVLQEGSLGLGESYMDGWWECERLDMFFQRVINAGLETKLPRHFKDILRIAAARLTNLQSRKRAWIVGKEHYDLGNDLFSLMLDPYMQYSCGYWKEATTLEQAQEAKLKMICDKLQLKPGMRLLDIGCGWGGLSEFAAKNYGVSVVGVTISAEQQKMAQERCKGLDVTILLQDYRDLNDQFDRIVSVGMFEHVGPKNYQTYFNVAKRNIKPDGLFLLHTIGSNKTDLNVDPWIDKYIFPNGCLPSVQQIAQTSESLFVMEDWHNIGADYDRTLMAWYERFQQAWPSLAERYGDRFYRMFTYYLNACAGAFRARDIQLWQVVFSAQGVEGGIRVPR; encoded by the coding sequence ATGAGTTCATCGTGTGTAGAAGACCTGAGTATTCAAGATAATCAATGGTATCGCATCGCCAATGAAATGCTCGGGATGGCCGATATCCAGATTAATGGTACTCGACCTTTTGATATAAAAGTAAAAAATCCTGATTTCTTTAAGCGTGTTTTACAGGAAGGTTCTTTGGGTCTGGGCGAAAGCTATATGGACGGCTGGTGGGAATGCGAGCGTCTCGATATGTTCTTCCAGCGGGTCATTAACGCCGGTCTTGAGACTAAACTCCCGCGCCATTTTAAAGATATACTCCGCATTGCAGCCGCACGGCTAACCAATCTTCAATCCAGAAAACGCGCCTGGATTGTGGGCAAAGAGCATTACGACTTGGGCAACGACTTGTTCAGTCTGATGTTAGACCCCTATATGCAATATTCCTGCGGTTACTGGAAAGAGGCAACAACTCTCGAACAGGCCCAGGAAGCAAAATTAAAAATGATTTGCGATAAGCTGCAATTGAAGCCGGGCATGCGCTTGCTCGACATCGGATGTGGTTGGGGTGGGCTTTCGGAATTCGCAGCGAAAAATTACGGCGTTAGCGTTGTTGGAGTCACAATCTCTGCTGAGCAACAAAAAATGGCACAAGAGCGCTGCAAGGGCCTCGACGTCACTATTTTGCTGCAAGACTACCGCGACCTGAACGATCAGTTTGATCGTATTGTGTCGGTGGGCATGTTCGAACACGTGGGTCCGAAGAATTATCAGACTTACTTCAACGTGGCGAAACGCAATATTAAGCCGGACGGTTTATTCCTTCTGCATACGATTGGTTCGAATAAAACCGACCTGAACGTTGACCCGTGGATCGATAAGTATATTTTCCCTAATGGCTGCTTGCCTTCCGTTCAGCAAATCGCGCAAACCAGCGAATCACTGTTTGTGATGGAAGATTGGCACAACATCGGGGCGGATTACGACAGGACGCTGATGGCGTGGTATGAACGTTTCCAGCAGGCATGGCCTTCTCTGGCAGAACGTTACGGCGATCGCTTCTACAGAATGTTTACTTATTATCTTAACGCCTGTGCCGGCGCCTTCCGCGCCCGTGACATTCAATTGTGGCAGGTGGTATTCAGCGCGCAAGGCGTCGAAGGCGGTATTCGTGTTCCACGCTAA
- a CDS encoding riboflavin synthase subunit alpha, which produces MFTGIVQGTGTLVSIDEKPNFRTHVVKMPAHMLDNLELGASVAHNGCCLTVTEVKGDLVSFDLVKETLRLTNLGDLQPGAEVNLERAARFDDEIGGHLMSGHIICTAEVAKILTSENNRQIWFRMPHEDLMKYVLHKGFIGIDGISLTVGEVTKTRFCVHLIPETLQRTTLGAKRLGDKINIEIDPQTQAIVDTVERVLASREAAMATAQALAEQQEH; this is translated from the coding sequence ATGTTTACCGGTATTGTTCAGGGCACAGGAACGCTAGTGTCCATCGATGAAAAACCTAACTTCCGTACCCACGTTGTCAAAATGCCAGCCCATATGCTGGACAACCTCGAGCTTGGCGCGTCGGTTGCTCACAATGGTTGTTGCCTTACCGTCACGGAAGTTAAGGGTGATCTGGTGAGCTTCGACTTGGTTAAAGAGACGCTTCGCCTGACCAACCTGGGTGATTTGCAGCCCGGTGCGGAGGTAAATCTCGAGCGCGCAGCGCGATTTGATGATGAAATCGGCGGCCACTTAATGTCTGGGCATATTATTTGTACGGCAGAAGTGGCGAAAATCCTGACCTCAGAAAATAACCGTCAAATCTGGTTCCGCATGCCTCACGAAGATTTAATGAAATATGTGCTGCATAAAGGTTTCATTGGTATTGACGGCATTAGCCTGACCGTCGGTGAAGTGACCAAAACCCGTTTCTGCGTGCATTTAATTCCTGAAACGCTGCAAAGAACCACCTTAGGCGCGAAACGTCTGGGGGATAAAATCAATATTGAAATCGACCCGCAGACCCAGGCGATCGTTGACACCGTCGAGCGCGTGTTGGCAAGCCGCGAAGCCGCGATGGCCACGGCTCAGGCGCTGGCCGAACAGCAAGAGCACTAA